CTGCGCGACCTGTTCGAGCAGGCCCGCGGGCAGGCGCCGGCCATCATCTTCATCGACGAGCTCGATGCGCTGGGCCGCGCGCGCGGCGTCGGCGGCCCCATCGGCGGCCACGACGAGCGCGAGCAGACCCTCAACCAGCTGCTCACGGAGATGGACGGCTTCGACAGCTCGGTCGGGCTGATCATCCTCGCCGCCACCAACAGCCCCGAAATCCTCGACCAGGCGCTGCTGCGTGCCGGCCGCTTCGACCGCCAGGTGCTGGTGGACCGGCCCGACAAGAAGGGGCGGCTGGACATCCTGAAGGTTCATGTCAAGAAGGTGACGCTGGCCCAGGATGTAGACCTCGAACAGGTAGCCGCACTGACCACGGGCTTTTCCGGCGCGGACCTCGCCAATCTGGTCAACGAGGCGGCGCTGGCGGCGAGGAGACGCCGTGCGTCCGCCGTGGAATTGCAGGACTTCACCGCGACCATCGAGCGCATCGTGGCGGGCTTGGAAAAGAAGAGCCGCGTGCTCAATCCCAAGGAGCGGGAAACCGTGGCCCATCACGAGATGGGCCATGCGCTGGTGCTGCCCGAAACCGACCCCGTACACAAGATCTCGATTATCCCGCGCGGCATCGGCGCGCTGGGCTACACCTTGCAGCGCCCCACCGAAGACCGCTTCCTGATGACGCGTACCGATCTCGAGCACAAGATCGCCGTACTGCTGGGCGGGCGTGCCGCCGAAAAGCTGGTGTTCGGCGAGTTGTCTACCGGGGCGGCGGACGATCTGGCGCGAGCCACCGACATCGCCCGCGACATGATCACCCGCTTTGGCATGGACGAGGGCCTGGGCTACATCGCCTTCGAGGCGCAGCGGCCCCGCTTTCTCGATACACCGGAACTGGCCCACGGCGGTTGCCGGGTGGCCGAATCGACCCAGGCGCGCATCGATCAGGCTATCCGCGACATCGTGATGGGCGTGTTCGAGCACGCCTACCGGATTCTCGACATCAACCGCGCGGTGCTGGAGCGCTGTGCGCGCGAGCTGCTGGCGCGGGAAACGCTCGACGAAAGCGATATCCGTCAATTGACTCAAGGACTTGTTCGGAACTGAAAACAGTAGTAGGTGCCATTCAG
The genomic region above belongs to Cronobacter malonaticus LMG 23826 and contains:
- the ftsH gene encoding ATP-dependent zinc metalloprotease FtsH, which encodes MEKKNQWNTGYWIVALLLLLSLQSYWQTAKTVEPVPYSEFEKALDEGRVAEVLVSDRTVTGRLKSPDSRGKTTIVATRVEPDLADRLSKYDVPYARVLESTWLRDVLSWILPAVSFFGVWFFLFRRFAEKQGMGGFLNIGKSRAKMFVEKNTVVTFADVAGGDEAKAELVEIVDFLKNPQDYGRLGARIPKGVLLVGPPGTGKTLLAKAVAGEAAVPFFSISGSEFVEMFVGVGAARVRDLRDLFEQARGQAPAIIFIDELDALGRARGVGGPIGGHDEREQTLNQLLTEMDGFDSSVGLIILAATNSPEILDQALLRAGRFDRQVLVDRPDKKGRLDILKVHVKKVTLAQDVDLEQVAALTTGFSGADLANLVNEAALAARRRRASAVELQDFTATIERIVAGLEKKSRVLNPKERETVAHHEMGHALVLPETDPVHKISIIPRGIGALGYTLQRPTEDRFLMTRTDLEHKIAVLLGGRAAEKLVFGELSTGAADDLARATDIARDMITRFGMDEGLGYIAFEAQRPRFLDTPELAHGGCRVAESTQARIDQAIRDIVMGVFEHAYRILDINRAVLERCARELLARETLDESDIRQLTQGLVRN